The proteins below come from a single Salinilacihabitans rarus genomic window:
- a CDS encoding glutaredoxin family protein has translation MGTITFYELPGCPYCAKVRSKLEELDLEFETVEVPAAHAQRTEVEEVSGQTGVPVIVDEDHGVEGMAESAHIVAYLEETYA, from the coding sequence ATGGGAACGATCACGTTCTACGAACTGCCCGGCTGTCCGTACTGCGCGAAGGTCCGGTCGAAACTCGAGGAACTCGACCTCGAGTTCGAGACCGTCGAAGTCCCCGCGGCCCACGCCCAGCGCACCGAAGTCGAGGAGGTCAGCGGCCAGACCGGCGTTCCCGTCATCGTCGACGAGGACCACGGCGTCGAGGGGATGGCCGAGAGCGCCCACATCGTCGCCTACCTCGAGGAGACCTACGCCTGA
- a CDS encoding aldehyde dehydrogenase family protein: protein MSEPESGVTEVESVDDLDIAPEDGWNALYLDGEWVPAGEREEIPVENPATREPITSVPSGTEADVDEAMAVAERAQDAWAERPPQERAAVVSRACRLIEEYADDLATLFAVECGGVDLKAQFETQLAQGTMEVGAGLAMRDGGRRAESVTPGKENLLVREPAGVVGVITPWNFPLYLSSRVVAPAIALGNGVVLKPDENTPLTGGLVLAALFEAAGLPDGVLNVVPGYGDEIGDHFSAHPTPSVMSFTGSSEVGRRVGERAVGQFTEPALELGGNNAHVVLSDADLERAVDAGAFGSFTHQGQECISINRHLVHESLYDEYVTALADRAGALPIGDPLEEGTLVGPVINESQRDKIVGLIEESVAAGATVEAGGDYDDLFVEPTVLSDVTNEMPVAANEHFGPVAPVIPFETDEEAVRLANDTEYGLSGSVHSTDLSRARDVADAMETGMVHINDQPLNDEPHVAFGGVGASGMGRYNDEWILETLTTVKWISVQREPREYPY, encoded by the coding sequence ATGTCGGAACCCGAATCGGGCGTCACCGAAGTAGAGAGCGTCGACGACCTCGACATCGCGCCGGAGGACGGGTGGAACGCCCTGTACCTCGACGGCGAGTGGGTCCCCGCGGGCGAGCGCGAGGAGATTCCCGTCGAGAACCCCGCGACGCGGGAGCCCATCACGTCGGTCCCGTCGGGTACCGAGGCCGACGTCGACGAGGCGATGGCGGTCGCCGAGCGCGCACAGGACGCGTGGGCCGAGCGGCCCCCGCAGGAGCGCGCGGCGGTCGTCTCCCGGGCCTGTCGGCTGATCGAGGAGTACGCCGACGACCTCGCGACGCTGTTCGCCGTCGAGTGTGGGGGCGTCGACCTCAAAGCGCAGTTCGAGACCCAGCTAGCCCAGGGGACGATGGAGGTCGGCGCCGGCCTCGCGATGCGCGACGGGGGGCGACGGGCGGAGTCGGTCACTCCCGGCAAGGAGAACCTGCTCGTGCGCGAACCGGCGGGGGTCGTCGGGGTGATCACCCCGTGGAACTTCCCGCTGTACCTCTCGAGCCGGGTCGTCGCGCCCGCGATCGCGCTGGGCAACGGCGTGGTGCTCAAGCCCGACGAGAACACCCCGCTGACCGGCGGACTCGTGCTCGCGGCGCTGTTCGAGGCGGCCGGCCTCCCGGACGGCGTGTTGAACGTCGTCCCCGGCTACGGCGACGAGATCGGCGATCACTTCTCCGCGCACCCCACCCCGTCGGTGATGTCCTTTACCGGCTCCTCGGAGGTCGGCCGCCGGGTGGGCGAGCGCGCGGTCGGCCAGTTCACGGAGCCGGCGCTGGAACTCGGCGGCAACAACGCCCACGTCGTGCTGTCGGACGCCGACCTCGAACGGGCCGTCGACGCCGGCGCGTTCGGCTCGTTTACCCACCAGGGACAGGAGTGCATCTCGATCAACCGCCACCTCGTCCACGAGTCGCTGTACGACGAGTACGTCACGGCGCTTGCCGACCGCGCGGGGGCCCTCCCGATCGGCGACCCCCTCGAAGAGGGGACCCTCGTGGGGCCGGTGATCAACGAATCCCAGCGGGACAAGATCGTCGGCCTGATCGAGGAGAGCGTCGCGGCCGGCGCGACCGTCGAGGCCGGCGGCGACTACGACGACCTGTTCGTCGAGCCGACGGTGCTGTCGGACGTGACCAACGAGATGCCGGTGGCCGCGAACGAACACTTCGGCCCGGTCGCGCCGGTCATCCCGTTCGAGACGGACGAGGAGGCGGTGCGGCTGGCCAACGACACCGAGTACGGCCTCTCCGGATCAGTCCACTCGACGGACCTCTCGCGGGCGCGGGACGTGGCCGACGCCATGGAGACGGGGATGGTCCACATCAACGACCAGCCGCTGAACGACGAACCGCACGTCGCGTTCGGCGGCGTCGGCGCCTCCGGGATGGGCCGGTACAACGACGAGTGGATCCTCGAGACGCTGACGACCGTGAAGTGGATCTCCGTCCAGCGCGAGCCCCGGGAGTACCCCTACTGA
- a CDS encoding transcriptional regulator, whose translation MSRSALVGNVTAMLEDAGFTVSDRCAIRPKSFDVAARRGEDLLLVKILGNIDAFNEETGHEMRRLGTYLEATPLVIGLRSRDEDLKPDVVYFRHGVPVLSPDTAYNLFVEGVPPLIYAAPGGLYVNIDGDLLADEREARDWSLGRLANELGVSRRTVSKYEDGMNASIEVAMALEELFDAPLTSPVDVLEGADEVHESEATPEDPAADPDDQQVVAVLSRAGYSVHPTLRSPFKAVSENEGGKDDVVLTGHSELTKAAEKRARIMSSIGRITHTRSVYVVDRAKRDAIDGTALIEREELADVRDGEQLREVIRERAEREEAA comes from the coding sequence ATGTCCCGGTCCGCACTGGTCGGTAACGTCACCGCGATGCTCGAAGACGCGGGTTTCACGGTGAGCGACCGGTGTGCGATCCGACCGAAGAGCTTCGACGTCGCCGCGCGCCGCGGCGAGGACCTCCTCCTCGTGAAGATTCTCGGCAACATCGACGCGTTCAACGAGGAGACCGGCCACGAGATGCGCCGCCTCGGCACCTACCTCGAAGCGACGCCGCTGGTGATCGGCCTGCGCAGCCGCGACGAGGACCTCAAGCCGGACGTGGTCTACTTCCGACACGGCGTCCCCGTCCTCAGCCCCGACACGGCGTACAACCTGTTCGTCGAGGGGGTGCCACCGCTGATCTACGCCGCGCCCGGCGGGCTGTACGTCAACATCGACGGCGACCTGCTGGCCGACGAGCGCGAGGCCCGCGACTGGAGCCTCGGCCGACTGGCGAACGAACTGGGCGTCTCCCGGCGGACCGTCTCGAAGTACGAGGACGGCATGAACGCCTCCATCGAGGTGGCGATGGCCCTGGAGGAGCTGTTCGACGCGCCGCTGACGAGTCCGGTGGACGTCCTCGAAGGGGCCGACGAGGTCCACGAGAGCGAGGCGACCCCGGAGGACCCCGCCGCCGACCCCGACGACCAGCAGGTCGTCGCCGTGCTCAGCCGCGCGGGCTACAGCGTCCACCCGACGCTGCGCTCGCCGTTCAAGGCCGTCAGCGAGAACGAGGGGGGCAAAGACGACGTCGTCCTCACGGGCCACTCCGAACTCACGAAAGCCGCCGAGAAGCGCGCCCGCATCATGAGCTCCATCGGCCGGATCACCCACACCCGTTCGGTCTACGTCGTCGACCGCGCGAAGCGCGACGCCATCGACGGCACCGCGCTGATCGAGCGCGAGGAACTGGCCGACGTCCGCGACGGCGAACAGCTTCGCGAGGTCATCCGCGAGCGCGCCGAGCGCGAGGAGGCCGCCTGA
- a CDS encoding gluconate 2-dehydrogenase subunit 3 family protein, with the protein MPREDDPRLDFTRDVSRRQAMRVGGGLAVFGIAAPGEAFDADRFDVTPLAEIQEVELDEQGLEYFTIRQARVVHDLTARIYPSDETGPGAPEAGVVYFIDSQLNSAWGRGERWYMEGPFAGKDPTDPFEDDAEEPADVDPETEVPWAEQNPSETQGWQYALAPNEAYDQAIAAIESFVQQEYDADSFANLEGGEQDEVVALLEEGMVETFEETNVDPDGFFLLVRQNTLEGMFCDPTYGGNREMVGWRLKGFPGTPGALGSYRGLIREGEYVEPEEGDYRKLADDVESLGIGDENEGPATDQSEEGHAHVHDAAEADYPNVVDEAAARGETEAEVESVDLDDVDDGGER; encoded by the coding sequence ATGCCACGGGAGGACGACCCACGGCTCGACTTCACGCGAGACGTATCGAGACGCCAGGCGATGCGCGTCGGCGGGGGACTCGCCGTCTTCGGTATCGCGGCGCCCGGCGAGGCGTTCGACGCCGACCGGTTCGACGTCACGCCGCTGGCGGAGATACAGGAGGTCGAACTCGACGAGCAGGGCCTCGAGTACTTCACGATCCGGCAGGCCCGCGTGGTCCACGACCTGACGGCGCGGATCTACCCCTCCGACGAGACCGGCCCGGGCGCGCCGGAGGCCGGCGTCGTCTACTTCATCGACTCGCAGTTGAACTCGGCGTGGGGACGGGGCGAGCGGTGGTACATGGAGGGACCGTTCGCCGGGAAGGACCCGACCGACCCGTTCGAGGACGACGCGGAGGAACCAGCGGACGTCGACCCGGAGACGGAGGTCCCCTGGGCCGAACAGAACCCCTCGGAGACCCAGGGCTGGCAGTACGCGCTCGCGCCGAACGAGGCGTACGATCAGGCGATCGCGGCCATCGAGTCGTTCGTCCAGCAGGAGTACGACGCGGATTCGTTCGCGAACCTCGAAGGGGGCGAACAGGACGAGGTGGTCGCCCTCCTCGAGGAGGGGATGGTCGAGACGTTCGAGGAGACGAACGTCGATCCGGACGGCTTCTTCCTGCTGGTCCGCCAGAACACCCTCGAAGGGATGTTCTGTGACCCGACGTACGGCGGCAACCGCGAGATGGTCGGCTGGCGGCTGAAAGGGTTCCCCGGCACGCCCGGCGCGCTGGGTAGCTACCGCGGGCTGATACGGGAAGGCGAGTACGTCGAACCCGAGGAGGGCGACTACCGGAAACTCGCCGACGACGTCGAGTCGCTCGGGATCGGCGACGAGAACGAGGGGCCGGCCACCGACCAGAGCGAGGAGGGCCACGCGCACGTCCACGACGCCGCCGAGGCGGACTACCCGAACGTCGTCGACGAGGCGGCCGCCCGCGGCGAGACCGAAGCCGAGGTCGAGAGCGTCGATCTCGACGACGTCGACGACGGGGGTGAGCGCTGA
- a CDS encoding GMC family oxidoreductase produces MVQELDPVDVVTVGAGWTGGIVAKELAQADYDVVSLERGGERATEDFFTVHDELGYALRYKLMQDLSKETITFRNSVDEVALPMRRYGAFLPGSGEGGAGVHWNGQTWRFLPYDFEIRSRTVDEYGEEKIPENMQLQDWGISYEELEPYYDTFEYTAGIAGEAGNVEGETQDGGNPYEGPRGRDYPLPPMVETPVLGRFKEAAAALGYEPFQAPSANLTESYTNPDGVQQGQCEYCGYCERFGCEWGAKASPITTVLPAARETGNFELRTHADVVDLLYDEDEGEVSGVRYVDRKTDEVYEQPAEVVALTAYVLNNVRLLLLSGIGEPYDPETGEGVVGKNYCYQNFAASARGFFDDENWNLYMGAGALGASFDDLNGDNFDHADLDFLHGGNVACNQTGDRPIANNPVPEGTPSWGSEFKARSVEYYHSSVAVACQGAVLPFRENYLDLDPTYTDQYGRPLLRMTFDWREQDRNLVEHVGPQLEEVVREMGADTVDATTTLEGSFDIVPYQSTHNTGGAIMGADPEASVVNDYLQCWEADNLFVPGASAFAHNSGYNPTGTVGALAFRAAEGIEEYLEDPRPLASA; encoded by the coding sequence ATGGTCCAGGAACTCGACCCCGTCGACGTGGTGACCGTCGGCGCCGGCTGGACCGGCGGCATCGTCGCGAAGGAACTCGCCCAGGCCGACTACGACGTCGTCAGCCTCGAACGCGGCGGCGAGCGCGCCACGGAGGACTTCTTCACCGTCCACGACGAACTGGGGTACGCGCTGCGGTACAAACTGATGCAGGACCTCTCGAAGGAGACGATCACCTTCCGCAACTCCGTCGACGAGGTCGCCCTGCCGATGCGCCGCTACGGCGCCTTCCTCCCCGGGAGCGGCGAGGGCGGCGCGGGCGTCCACTGGAACGGCCAGACGTGGCGCTTCCTCCCCTACGACTTCGAGATCCGTTCGCGAACGGTCGACGAGTACGGCGAGGAGAAGATCCCCGAGAACATGCAACTACAGGACTGGGGGATCAGCTACGAGGAACTCGAACCGTACTACGACACGTTCGAGTACACCGCCGGCATCGCCGGCGAGGCCGGCAACGTCGAGGGCGAGACCCAGGACGGCGGCAACCCCTACGAGGGGCCCCGCGGGCGGGACTACCCGCTGCCGCCGATGGTCGAGACGCCGGTGCTCGGCCGGTTCAAGGAGGCGGCCGCGGCGCTGGGCTACGAGCCGTTCCAGGCGCCGTCGGCCAACCTCACCGAGTCGTACACCAACCCGGACGGCGTCCAGCAGGGCCAGTGCGAGTACTGCGGCTACTGCGAGCGGTTCGGCTGCGAGTGGGGCGCGAAGGCCTCGCCGATCACGACCGTCTTGCCGGCCGCCCGCGAGACGGGTAACTTCGAACTCCGCACGCACGCCGACGTGGTCGACCTGCTGTACGACGAGGACGAGGGGGAGGTCTCCGGCGTCCGGTACGTCGACCGAAAGACCGACGAGGTGTACGAACAGCCCGCCGAGGTCGTCGCGCTGACGGCGTACGTGCTCAACAACGTCCGACTGCTGTTGCTGTCGGGGATCGGCGAGCCGTACGACCCCGAGACGGGCGAGGGCGTCGTCGGGAAAAATTACTGCTACCAGAACTTCGCCGCCAGCGCCCGCGGCTTCTTCGACGACGAGAACTGGAACCTCTACATGGGCGCCGGGGCGCTCGGCGCCTCGTTCGACGACCTCAACGGCGACAACTTCGACCACGCCGATCTGGACTTCCTCCACGGCGGCAACGTCGCCTGCAACCAGACCGGCGACCGCCCGATCGCGAACAACCCCGTCCCCGAGGGGACGCCGTCGTGGGGTTCGGAGTTCAAAGCCCGGAGCGTCGAGTACTACCACAGTTCGGTCGCGGTCGCCTGTCAGGGCGCGGTGCTCCCGTTCCGGGAGAACTACCTCGACCTCGACCCCACCTACACCGACCAGTACGGCCGGCCGCTGTTGCGGATGACGTTCGACTGGCGCGAGCAGGACCGCAACCTCGTCGAGCACGTCGGTCCCCAACTGGAGGAGGTCGTGCGGGAGATGGGCGCCGACACGGTCGACGCCACCACGACGCTGGAGGGGAGCTTCGACATCGTCCCCTACCAGTCGACGCACAACACCGGCGGCGCGATCATGGGCGCCGACCCCGAGGCGTCGGTCGTCAACGACTACCTCCAGTGCTGGGAGGCCGACAACCTGTTCGTCCCCGGCGCGTCGGCGTTCGCACACAACAGCGGCTACAACCCGACGGGAACCGTGGGCGCGCTCGCGTTCCGCGCCGCCGAGGGGATCGAGGAGTACCTCGAGGACCCCCGGCCGCTGGCGAGCGCCTAG
- a CDS encoding tRNA(Ile)(2)-agmatinylcytidine synthase, translating to MTVVGLDDTDSRERGMCTTYVASRVADDLREAGAVERLLLVRLNPAVEHKTRGNAALAIHADCDAETAFAVARDALESLAETADERTNPGLVVAAHDPADAPPAVRAFAREAVRDHHEIADAAALIDAAGYRGWGLGNGRGRIGALAAVGAWAAFDEWTSEYISYRDPARWGTERDVDVDSVFAAADAGYPTVWDTVDRGEGEPVCVPHTPGPILHGIRGDDPEAVRAVAARIESEPVERARLFVTNQGTDAHLRDAALADVRDRRAYRVDGRVASDPETRRGGHVFFDLADGDARLQCAAFEPTKRFRDRVRALRVGDRLTACGEVARGTLKLEKFAVRDLVRTERVTPTCPDCGRTMESAGRDQGYRCRDCGTRTAEKATAPLDRDLEPGWYEVPPCARRHVAKPLVRGGFDAPTHPER from the coding sequence ATGACCGTCGTCGGGCTGGACGACACCGACTCCCGCGAGCGCGGGATGTGTACGACCTACGTCGCGAGCCGCGTCGCCGACGACCTGCGCGAGGCGGGTGCCGTCGAGCGACTGCTCCTCGTCCGGCTCAACCCCGCGGTCGAGCACAAGACCCGGGGCAACGCCGCGCTGGCGATCCACGCCGACTGCGACGCCGAGACCGCCTTCGCCGTCGCCCGCGACGCCCTCGAATCGCTCGCGGAGACCGCCGACGAGCGGACCAACCCCGGCCTCGTCGTCGCCGCCCACGACCCCGCCGACGCCCCGCCGGCCGTCCGCGCGTTCGCCCGCGAGGCCGTCCGCGACCACCACGAGATCGCCGACGCCGCGGCGCTGATCGACGCCGCCGGCTACCGCGGCTGGGGGCTGGGCAACGGCCGCGGTCGGATCGGCGCGCTCGCGGCCGTCGGCGCGTGGGCGGCGTTCGACGAGTGGACCTCCGAGTACATCTCCTACCGCGACCCCGCCCGGTGGGGGACCGAGCGGGACGTCGACGTCGACAGCGTCTTCGCGGCCGCGGACGCCGGCTACCCCACGGTCTGGGACACCGTCGACCGCGGCGAGGGCGAGCCCGTCTGTGTCCCCCACACGCCGGGGCCGATCCTCCACGGGATCCGCGGCGACGACCCCGAGGCCGTCCGCGCCGTCGCCGCCCGGATCGAGAGCGAGCCGGTCGAGCGCGCCCGGCTGTTCGTCACGAACCAGGGGACCGACGCCCACCTCCGGGACGCGGCGCTCGCCGACGTCCGCGACCGCCGGGCCTACCGCGTCGACGGTCGGGTCGCCTCCGACCCCGAAACCCGCCGCGGCGGCCACGTCTTCTTCGACCTCGCCGACGGCGACGCGCGCCTCCAGTGTGCCGCCTTCGAGCCCACCAAGCGGTTCCGCGACCGCGTGCGCGCGCTGCGCGTCGGCGACCGCCTCACCGCCTGCGGCGAGGTCGCCCGCGGGACGCTCAAACTCGAGAAGTTCGCCGTCCGCGACCTCGTGCGCACCGAGCGGGTGACGCCGACGTGCCCCGACTGCGGGCGGACGATGGAGAGCGCGGGCCGCGACCAGGGCTACCGGTGTCGCGACTGCGGGACGCGCACCGCCGAGAAGGCGACGGCGCCGCTGGACCGCGACCTCGAACCGGGGTGGTACGAGGTGCCGCCCTGCGCCCGCCGCCACGTCGCGAAGCCGCTGGTCCGGGGCGGCTTCGACGCGCCGACCCACCCCGAGCGCTGA